The Acidimicrobiia bacterium genome contains a region encoding:
- the murA gene encoding UDP-N-acetylglucosamine 1-carboxyvinyltransferase, protein MDQIVVTGGTRLEGSVPVLGAKNAVLKQMVAMLLAPGSHRLTNVPGILDVELMGRVLDHIGAECKPDGHDLVVEIPDDLRPEAPLELVRQMRASIIVLGPLLARNGTASVAFPGGDDLGARPIDMHLAGLRALGAEFELEHGTVVGRAPNGLTGAEIDLEFPSVGATENILLAAVLARGETVLGNPAREPEVQDLVAQLSAMGAEISGAGTSRMVIRGVGELHPVDHPVVPDRLEAGTYAIAGAISRGRVRVEHCLPDHLRMELKKLAEAGCAVKRGDDWFEVEGPDRPRPIDFATLPFPGFATDMQPQMVALLAFGDGTSVVTENLYDARFRYLGELMRMGADVTTEWQHAVIRGSERLSGCPVLAPDIRAGAALVLAGLRADGDTIVSDIQHIDRGYEGFVDRLASLGAVIERRSA, encoded by the coding sequence ATGGACCAGATCGTCGTAACGGGGGGAACGCGCCTCGAGGGCTCCGTTCCCGTGCTCGGAGCGAAGAACGCGGTGCTCAAACAGATGGTCGCGATGCTTCTCGCTCCGGGAAGTCACCGTTTGACGAACGTACCGGGGATCCTCGACGTCGAGCTGATGGGAAGGGTTCTCGACCACATAGGCGCGGAGTGCAAGCCGGACGGCCACGACCTCGTGGTTGAGATTCCCGACGACCTGCGTCCGGAAGCGCCACTCGAGCTGGTTCGCCAGATGCGGGCATCGATCATCGTTCTAGGACCACTGCTCGCACGCAACGGGACCGCCAGCGTGGCATTCCCAGGGGGTGATGACCTCGGGGCACGGCCGATCGACATGCACCTGGCAGGCCTTCGTGCTCTCGGAGCAGAGTTCGAACTCGAGCACGGGACGGTTGTCGGCCGAGCCCCCAACGGATTGACCGGTGCAGAGATCGACCTCGAGTTTCCGTCCGTCGGAGCCACCGAGAACATACTCCTGGCCGCGGTTCTGGCAAGAGGCGAAACGGTGCTCGGTAATCCGGCCAGAGAGCCGGAAGTCCAGGATCTCGTCGCACAGCTCAGCGCGATGGGAGCGGAGATCTCCGGCGCAGGGACCTCGCGGATGGTCATCAGAGGTGTGGGTGAGCTTCATCCGGTGGATCATCCCGTTGTGCCGGACCGCCTCGAGGCCGGAACCTACGCGATTGCGGGAGCGATAAGCCGTGGCCGGGTCCGGGTCGAGCACTGCCTCCCCGATCACCTGCGCATGGAACTGAAGAAGCTCGCCGAGGCCGGCTGCGCGGTCAAACGGGGTGACGACTGGTTCGAAGTCGAGGGGCCCGACCGGCCGCGTCCAATCGACTTCGCCACCCTCCCGTTTCCCGGTTTCGCCACCGATATGCAACCACAGATGGTCGCATTGCTCGCTTTCGGCGACGGTACTTCGGTCGTGACCGAGAACCTCTACGACGCCCGTTTCCGCTACCTCGGCGAGCTCATGCGCATGGGTGCGGACGTGACTACAGAGTGGCAGCACGCGGTGATTCGAGGTTCCGAGCGTTTGTCCGGATGCCCCGTCCTGGCTCCGGACATTCGGGCCGGAGCCGCGCTGGTGCTGGCCGGCTTGCGGGCCGATGGAGACACAATCGTCTCCGACATCCAGCACATCGACCGTGGATACGAAGGGTTCGTCGACCGATTGGCCTCTCTCGGTGCGGTCATCGAGCGGCGCAGTGCGTGA
- a CDS encoding NifU family protein, which yields MMEDTEQQHGDPTPSPEAVIDMPTLEATLEYIRPALQADGGDLVLLGVEGGTVNLQMVGACGGCPLSTMTLKAGIERILTDRVPGVEIVNAS from the coding sequence ATGATGGAAGACACTGAACAGCAGCACGGCGATCCGACCCCGTCCCCCGAGGCCGTGATCGACATGCCCACTCTCGAGGCAACCCTCGAGTACATCCGCCCCGCCCTGCAGGCAGACGGTGGGGATTTGGTGCTGCTCGGAGTCGAAGGCGGAACGGTCAACCTGCAAATGGTCGGTGCGTGCGGCGGCTGCCCTCTCTCGACCATGACCCTCAAAGCCGGAATCGAGCGCATCCTCACCGACCGCGTACCCGGCGTCGAAATAGTGAATGCTTCCTAG
- a CDS encoding SpoIID/LytB domain-containing protein, with product MREFAVAVLTAALLVPATPAMSQEDPPSVYDSVVIVPSEGTVLQWRDGRYAGILEVRGAGDGLVLTELVEPEDYLLGIQEVPFSWHSESLKAQAVAARTYLAWTLRRGRVGAGSTYGFDICASDQCQVYGGVGQVEGPEGERWAEAVRSTEAEMLLSNGVPAQALYSSTSGGRTRSVEDVFGGDSIPYLQAVPSPDERSPFVEWEVRFDVFQLREVLKAAGLIEGSFQNIRVIRTEDGDGPWLVDVEGSSKAQLTTWEFRSAVNRWAPRLYPDRFPGPRPDGRNFPQTILSPTFAVDFEIVFPSFEPDATWLGLEWVVRGNGWGHLVGMSQYGARAMAEAGATYDEILSHYYTGLEPQVSSILPDQIVVGLAWGSADLVISADGPFTVIADGRPVAEEVLGSWLFETAGRRIAANPPEGIGLPPTLAGLEPSTAFAGRAVTFTGTLSAPAEVRVVVFRGAEVVGTTEWRVRDAGTVVSVWDGIMRNRVAPAGIYRVMMEARSAEGRDSVFSTLQMLP from the coding sequence GTGCGTGAGTTCGCTGTAGCCGTACTGACGGCGGCTCTGCTCGTGCCGGCGACTCCGGCCATGTCCCAGGAGGACCCGCCGTCCGTATACGACTCTGTGGTCATCGTGCCATCCGAAGGAACCGTTCTCCAGTGGAGGGACGGGCGCTACGCGGGCATCCTGGAGGTGCGCGGAGCCGGCGATGGTTTGGTGTTGACCGAACTCGTTGAGCCCGAGGACTACTTGCTCGGAATCCAGGAGGTTCCGTTCAGCTGGCACTCCGAGTCTTTGAAGGCACAGGCCGTTGCAGCACGTACCTACCTCGCCTGGACGTTGCGAAGGGGGAGAGTCGGCGCCGGTTCCACCTACGGATTCGACATCTGCGCCAGTGATCAGTGCCAGGTCTACGGGGGGGTCGGCCAGGTGGAAGGCCCGGAAGGAGAGAGATGGGCGGAGGCCGTGAGGTCGACGGAAGCCGAGATGCTCCTCAGCAACGGCGTGCCGGCTCAGGCTCTCTACAGCAGCACTTCCGGTGGTCGGACCCGCTCGGTCGAGGACGTCTTCGGAGGAGATTCGATTCCTTATCTCCAGGCGGTACCGAGCCCCGACGAACGGTCGCCGTTCGTCGAGTGGGAAGTCCGATTCGACGTCTTCCAGTTGAGGGAGGTTCTCAAGGCCGCCGGTCTCATCGAAGGAAGCTTCCAGAACATCAGGGTCATCCGGACCGAAGATGGTGACGGACCGTGGCTGGTGGATGTCGAGGGCAGCTCGAAAGCACAACTCACGACCTGGGAGTTCCGATCGGCCGTCAATCGTTGGGCGCCCCGACTGTATCCGGACCGCTTCCCGGGCCCGCGCCCGGACGGCCGCAACTTCCCGCAGACCATCCTCTCGCCGACCTTCGCGGTTGATTTCGAGATCGTCTTTCCCTCCTTCGAGCCGGACGCCACATGGCTGGGCCTCGAATGGGTTGTTCGCGGGAATGGATGGGGCCACCTGGTAGGCATGAGTCAGTACGGGGCAAGGGCCATGGCTGAGGCAGGTGCCACCTACGACGAGATCCTTTCTCACTACTACACAGGGCTCGAGCCGCAGGTTTCGTCGATTCTCCCGGATCAGATAGTGGTCGGACTGGCGTGGGGGTCCGCCGATCTGGTGATTTCGGCAGACGGCCCGTTCACCGTGATTGCAGACGGCCGGCCCGTGGCCGAGGAGGTGCTCGGGTCGTGGTTGTTCGAAACCGCCGGGCGCCGGATCGCCGCCAACCCGCCCGAAGGAATCGGCCTGCCTCCGACTCTTGCAGGGCTTGAGCCTTCGACTGCGTTCGCCGGCCGGGCGGTCACCTTCACCGGTACGTTGTCGGCTCCGGCGGAGGTGCGCGTCGTGGTCTTCAGGGGAGCCGAAGTGGTCGGGACGACCGAGTGGAGAGTGCGCGACGCCGGCACGGTGGTCTCGGTGTGGGATGGAATCATGCGCAATCGAGTAGCGCCGGCCGGGATCTATCGGGTCATGATGGAGGCGCGCTCGGCTGAGGGGAGGGATTCCGTGTTCTCCACTTTGCAGATGTTGCCCTGA